One window of Thermocoleostomius sinensis A174 genomic DNA carries:
- the ndhM gene encoding NAD(P)H-quinone oxidoreductase subunit M → MLLKSTTRHIRIFAAEVQNDELVPSPDRLTIDVDPDDELLWNDDALKQVYQKFEELVAAYAGADLTDYNLRRIGSDLEHFVRSLLQAGAISYNLNSRVLNYSLGLPRVDAEPSEGNHLAIPKNEG, encoded by the coding sequence ATGCTGCTTAAGTCAACAACTCGTCACATTCGCATCTTTGCGGCCGAAGTTCAGAATGATGAACTAGTTCCTAGTCCTGATCGGCTCACGATCGATGTCGATCCAGACGATGAGCTACTTTGGAACGACGACGCCCTGAAACAGGTATACCAAAAATTTGAAGAATTGGTGGCGGCTTACGCAGGTGCCGATTTAACAGATTATAATTTGCGACGAATTGGCTCTGATTTGGAACATTTTGTTCGATCGCTCTTACAAGCTGGCGCAATTTCTTACAATCTCAACAGCCGCGTCCTCAACTATAGCTTGGGTTTGCCGAGGGTTGACGCTGAGCCATCTGAAGGAAATCACTTGGCCATTCCGAAGAACGAGGGTTAG
- a CDS encoding DUF4230 domain-containing protein, with the protein MGTYRYQGHQDGKLRNYSNVQDPPPKPIQELPDDSSSPHSSNQDWHTYELLQDWQVQDKPQTRRKRHNWLKVGKQVGSTMKNLSVVVTGGVVVVSTVALVSVWRSGSQFLDSVFARFNQPQPEPTIDMQPVLVQQLRNASELTTAVFAMQTVVPASRDRTFGGYVIGRTTMLYIAYGEVRAGVDLGNLRPEDVQVNGSSISVLLPPPRILDSKVDVTRSKIYDYDRGFLGLGPDAAPQLQEFAQQETLAQIVQTACSHGVLQTANDRAKLTVSQLLMTAGYTTSTVETQEPAVDACATAVPATTAPIDPAPSDNPAAPMPSANSTQPNSIEPATPPESSIQPNALEPSQLESASPQ; encoded by the coding sequence ATGGGTACATATCGATATCAAGGTCATCAGGATGGTAAACTGCGAAACTACAGCAATGTTCAAGATCCTCCCCCTAAACCCATTCAAGAATTGCCTGACGATTCTTCGTCTCCCCATTCTTCCAATCAAGATTGGCATACCTATGAACTGCTCCAAGACTGGCAAGTTCAGGACAAGCCACAAACTCGCCGCAAACGTCATAACTGGTTGAAAGTTGGAAAGCAGGTTGGGTCTACCATGAAAAACCTGTCTGTTGTTGTCACTGGGGGGGTTGTTGTTGTATCTACAGTGGCGTTGGTCAGCGTTTGGCGATCAGGATCACAGTTTTTAGATAGTGTTTTTGCCCGCTTCAACCAACCTCAGCCTGAGCCTACGATCGATATGCAGCCCGTTTTGGTGCAGCAATTACGTAACGCCAGCGAACTGACCACGGCTGTTTTCGCGATGCAAACCGTAGTGCCTGCTAGCCGCGATCGAACCTTTGGGGGATATGTGATTGGTCGTACAACTATGCTCTATATCGCCTATGGAGAGGTGCGAGCAGGTGTCGATTTGGGTAACTTACGCCCCGAAGATGTGCAAGTGAATGGCAGCAGCATTAGTGTGCTTTTACCGCCTCCACGCATCCTTGACAGCAAAGTCGATGTGACCCGTTCAAAAATTTACGATTACGATCGAGGATTTTTAGGTCTAGGTCCAGACGCCGCTCCACAACTGCAAGAATTTGCTCAGCAGGAAACGCTAGCACAAATTGTACAAACGGCGTGCAGTCATGGAGTATTACAAACAGCAAACGATCGAGCCAAGTTGACCGTTAGTCAGCTACTCATGACCGCAGGTTATACCACTTCTACCGTAGAAACTCAGGAACCAGCCGTAGACGCTTGTGCCACAGCGGTTCCAGCTACCACTGCGCCGATTGACCCAGCACCTTCAGATAATCCAGCGGCTCCTATGCCATCGGCTAACTCCACCCAGCCCAATTCGATCGAACCTGCAACACCGCCCGAATCATCGATTCAGCCAAATGCTCTTGAGCCATCGCAACTGGAATCTGCCTCACCTCAATAA
- a CDS encoding pre-peptidase C-terminal domain-containing protein, whose amino-acid sequence MADRDSRLSRARSLGVLPIARRDKLDQKDLDDLFRFNVLGRSRLDLSLSGMKKANFDVELYAFRVPPSQISKKEGNIDFRKLKANVRNKYLQLLGVSRNGGTASESLQADLAAGEYLVRVSRRRGKSRYLLQLNGALIPDPTPLPTPLPAPAPSPTPGPTPLPIPTPLPVPNPSPAPAPNPTPSPPPAPGNSLATAFNLSLPSALVTGRVNNDDRRDYYTFTLDRAEDALFELTGLKKSTITLLDEQGQTLSQFTPKTSFDREKFIKSLEAGKYYLLFEQQAIGTTGNYSINASVLTDAVSDEVPATPNVTLRTTTQRFSNYVVDGGKRSQVDYYRFSVNATSSLTVEVKNLFGNLDVRLGKVSDPQEQWRVFDDASNSPPETYGRGTEAFRGKLSAGEYILQVYAPEGQGSTYDLFASLRPTFDQPAISRDINFNGNAQAKNLINVGNFAFFSANDGTRTSLWRTDGTLTGTERVRDFTSISDTAVSANNALYFVADGGTGNELWRSTAGGTIRQLTNFTGNGGSSSSDISQITVVGSRVYFMANPGGGQRFYRTNLNGAGVEDITQVTVNGRTLPLFTDQIRNLTVVGDHLFFVADTDGGDSDMELWRVRNAGTADRAVEKIDINALGSSNPANLTVVNGNTLYLTATRPNLATFVQERRLVKLENILDDTDDDINDNTGIKAININIQGSLTDSTLYLLKGDAANEADDILYLTADANDGSSRGRELLKLENPVAATSASIATIVKDIAPGNAGSNPRNFAEYNGRLFFTANDGTGERLWYTDATEGARSIDVGLLNSTDNTSQVAYSNASQLTVVGNTLYLSARSERQGIELWQIRGTTLSLVQDINMVPSEDISSANNSSSPQQLVSINETLFFVADNGPSGLEVWSVTPDEELA is encoded by the coding sequence ATGGCAGACAGGGATAGCCGCCTGAGCAGAGCTAGAAGCTTGGGAGTTCTACCGATCGCTCGCAGAGATAAACTTGATCAAAAGGATTTAGATGATCTGTTTCGCTTCAATGTATTGGGCAGAAGCCGCCTCGATTTAAGCCTTTCTGGCATGAAGAAGGCTAATTTTGATGTGGAACTATACGCCTTTAGAGTGCCGCCTAGCCAAATTAGCAAAAAAGAAGGAAACATTGATTTTAGAAAGTTAAAAGCCAACGTTCGCAACAAATATCTGCAATTGCTGGGAGTTTCTAGAAACGGGGGAACTGCTAGTGAAAGCTTACAAGCGGATCTGGCGGCAGGAGAATATCTGGTTCGTGTTTCTCGGCGTCGGGGCAAGAGTCGGTATCTCTTGCAGTTAAACGGGGCACTGATTCCAGATCCCACCCCACTTCCCACCCCACTTCCCGCTCCAGCACCATCTCCGACTCCAGGTCCTACCCCACTTCCTATTCCCACTCCGCTTCCTGTTCCAAACCCCTCTCCCGCCCCAGCGCCTAATCCGACCCCAAGCCCCCCTCCCGCACCCGGTAATTCTCTGGCAACTGCCTTTAACCTCTCGCTTCCTAGTGCTTTGGTAACTGGACGAGTGAACAACGACGATCGCAGAGACTACTACACCTTCACACTCGACAGGGCCGAAGATGCGCTATTTGAATTAACCGGGTTGAAAAAATCTACCATCACACTCTTAGATGAACAAGGTCAAACCCTCTCTCAATTCACTCCTAAAACCAGTTTTGATCGCGAAAAATTTATTAAATCGCTAGAGGCTGGTAAGTACTATCTGTTATTCGAGCAGCAAGCGATCGGAACAACGGGTAATTACTCCATCAATGCCTCAGTTCTAACAGATGCCGTTTCGGACGAGGTTCCTGCCACCCCCAATGTGACACTGAGGACGACAACCCAACGATTCAGCAACTATGTAGTAGATGGTGGCAAGCGATCCCAAGTAGACTACTACCGCTTCAGCGTGAATGCGACGAGTAGCCTCACGGTAGAAGTGAAAAATTTGTTTGGCAATCTGGACGTTCGCCTTGGCAAGGTGAGCGATCCGCAAGAACAATGGCGCGTGTTTGATGATGCCAGTAACAGCCCACCCGAAACCTATGGCCGAGGTACCGAAGCATTCCGAGGAAAACTATCAGCAGGCGAATATATCCTTCAGGTTTATGCACCCGAAGGACAAGGCTCAACTTACGATTTGTTTGCATCGCTCAGACCAACCTTCGATCAACCCGCTATTAGTCGTGATATCAACTTCAATGGCAATGCCCAAGCCAAGAACTTAATTAACGTAGGCAACTTTGCCTTCTTTTCTGCCAATGATGGAACCCGAACGTCCCTCTGGCGCACGGATGGAACTTTGACCGGAACTGAGCGCGTTCGTGATTTCACGTCTATCAGCGATACCGCCGTTTCAGCGAACAATGCCCTCTACTTTGTAGCGGATGGCGGAACTGGTAATGAGTTGTGGAGGAGTACAGCAGGCGGAACCATCAGGCAGCTAACCAACTTCACTGGCAACGGTGGTAGTTCTAGTTCTGATATTTCTCAAATTACGGTAGTCGGCAGTCGCGTTTACTTTATGGCAAACCCAGGCGGCGGACAACGCTTTTATCGCACTAATCTTAATGGAGCGGGTGTAGAGGACATCACGCAGGTAACGGTCAATGGTCGCACTCTGCCGTTATTCACTGACCAAATTCGCAATTTAACGGTCGTAGGAGATCACCTTTTCTTTGTTGCAGACACGGATGGCGGTGACAGCGATATGGAACTGTGGCGAGTTCGGAACGCAGGCACAGCCGATCGAGCGGTCGAGAAAATCGATATTAACGCGCTAGGTTCTTCCAATCCTGCTAATCTCACGGTCGTTAATGGCAACACCCTCTACCTCACCGCTACGCGACCGAATCTAGCAACCTTTGTGCAAGAGCGCCGATTGGTGAAGCTGGAAAATATTCTGGATGACACAGACGATGACATCAACGACAATACCGGGATCAAAGCCATCAATATCAACATTCAAGGTTCGTTAACCGATAGCACGCTGTATTTATTGAAGGGGGATGCGGCCAATGAGGCGGATGATATCTTGTATCTTACTGCCGACGCCAATGATGGCAGCAGCAGAGGTCGGGAGTTGTTGAAACTGGAGAATCCTGTAGCAGCTACCAGTGCTTCCATAGCGACGATCGTCAAGGATATTGCCCCTGGGAATGCGGGTTCTAATCCGAGAAACTTCGCAGAGTACAATGGGCGTCTCTTCTTCACCGCCAATGATGGTACTGGTGAGAGGCTTTGGTATACCGATGCTACTGAAGGTGCGAGGTCGATCGACGTTGGCTTATTAAACAGCACTGACAATACTAGCCAGGTCGCCTATAGTAATGCCTCTCAGTTAACAGTGGTTGGCAATACGCTGTATCTTTCGGCAAGGAGCGAGCGGCAGGGCATAGAACTGTGGCAAATTCGGGGAACGACCTTGAGCCTGGTTCAAGATATTAATATGGTGCCGTCAGAAGATATTTCATCTGCGAACAATAGCTCTAGCCCACAACAGCTTGTGTCGATTAATGAAACCCTATTTTTCGTAGCGGATAATGGCCCAAGTGGCTTGGAAGTTTGGTCTGTGACACCAGATGAGGAGCTTGCCTAG
- a CDS encoding RelA/SpoT family protein — protein MNVEALSIPNDITLPDWLSECIIDQRSPLACDGTEASPADTTLVCQAFEFAYCLHKGQTRASGEPYIAHPVAVAGLLRELGGSAAMIAAGFLHDVIEDTDVTGEEIERRFGPEVRCLVEGVTKLSKFNFSSKTERQAENFRRMFLAMAQDIRVIVVKLADRLHNMRTLEHLPDDKRRRIALETREIFAPLANRLGIGRFKWELEDLSFKYLEPDAYRQMQELVADKRTDREARLAAVAVTLRERLNQLGIRCHDISGRPKHLYGIYQKMQRQQKSFQEIYDIAAIRIIVQSNDECYRALAVVHDEFRPIPGRFKDYIGLPKPNRYQSLHTVVIGSTGRPIEVQIRTLEMHHVAEYGIAAHWKYKESGGSHSKLTTDDEKFTWLRQLLEWQSDLKDAQEYLENIKDNLFADDVYVFTPNGDVVALAQGATTVDFAYRIHTEVGNHCAGARVNERMVPLETPLKNGDIVEILTQKNAHPSLDWLNFTVTPSARNRIRQWYKRSHRDENVLRGREMLEKELGKSGLEALLKSEPMQVTAERCNYQSPEDLLAALGYGEVTLNLVINRLREAIKAKQPIEPAPTSLQGETLLLSSTLSTPIAPNRAKESPIVGVEGLLHNLAGCCNPVPGEPIIGVVTLGSRGISIHRQGCHNIDNIPGDRLIPVRWNADSATNTRPHTYPVQIYIEVFDRVGVLKDILSRLSDYNINVRSAQVKTFPGQTAVINLGIDIVDHDQLERIFVQIRKMSDVLKIRRLNQVDES, from the coding sequence ATGAACGTAGAAGCTCTGTCTATTCCTAACGACATTACGCTGCCCGACTGGCTTTCAGAATGCATCATCGATCAGCGATCGCCGCTTGCCTGCGATGGAACTGAAGCCTCTCCTGCCGACACCACGTTAGTCTGTCAAGCCTTTGAATTTGCCTACTGCTTGCATAAAGGGCAAACCCGCGCTTCTGGTGAACCGTACATTGCCCATCCGGTGGCGGTAGCTGGGCTACTACGCGAATTGGGGGGCAGTGCAGCAATGATTGCAGCCGGGTTTCTCCATGATGTCATTGAAGATACCGATGTGACGGGCGAAGAAATTGAACGGCGATTTGGTCCTGAAGTGAGATGTTTGGTTGAAGGCGTCACCAAACTCTCCAAATTCAACTTTTCTAGCAAAACGGAGCGCCAAGCTGAAAATTTCCGCCGGATGTTTTTAGCCATGGCCCAGGATATTCGCGTCATTGTGGTAAAGTTGGCCGATCGGCTGCACAATATGCGCACCCTAGAACATTTACCGGATGATAAGCGCCGACGCATTGCCCTAGAAACCCGCGAAATTTTTGCTCCGCTGGCTAACCGTCTGGGGATCGGCCGGTTTAAGTGGGAACTAGAAGATCTGTCTTTCAAGTATCTTGAGCCAGATGCTTACCGGCAAATGCAGGAACTTGTGGCTGACAAACGCACTGATCGAGAAGCTCGACTGGCGGCAGTGGCGGTTACATTGCGGGAACGGTTAAATCAATTGGGAATTCGATGTCACGATATCAGCGGTCGCCCTAAGCACCTATATGGTATCTATCAAAAAATGCAGCGGCAGCAAAAGAGCTTTCAAGAAATTTACGATATTGCTGCCATTCGCATTATTGTGCAAAGTAATGACGAATGCTATCGAGCATTGGCCGTTGTGCACGATGAATTTCGTCCAATTCCTGGCCGCTTTAAAGATTATATTGGTCTCCCAAAACCCAATCGCTATCAATCGCTACACACGGTTGTCATCGGTAGCACAGGACGGCCGATCGAAGTGCAAATCCGCACCTTAGAAATGCATCATGTGGCAGAGTATGGGATCGCCGCCCATTGGAAGTATAAGGAATCTGGTGGTAGCCATAGCAAACTCACCACCGATGATGAAAAATTCACCTGGTTGCGGCAATTGCTTGAGTGGCAGAGCGATCTTAAAGATGCGCAGGAGTACTTAGAGAACATCAAAGATAATTTGTTTGCTGACGATGTTTACGTGTTTACTCCCAATGGAGATGTTGTAGCACTTGCTCAAGGAGCCACCACCGTTGATTTTGCCTATCGCATCCATACAGAAGTAGGGAATCATTGTGCCGGAGCACGGGTTAATGAACGTATGGTTCCCCTGGAAACCCCGCTCAAGAATGGCGATATTGTCGAAATTTTGACCCAAAAGAACGCTCATCCTAGTTTAGATTGGCTCAATTTTACTGTGACGCCCAGCGCTCGCAATCGCATTCGCCAGTGGTACAAACGATCGCACCGCGACGAGAATGTACTGCGCGGACGGGAAATGTTGGAGAAAGAATTGGGCAAAAGCGGCTTAGAAGCTTTGCTGAAATCAGAACCTATGCAAGTCACAGCCGAGCGATGTAATTATCAATCTCCAGAAGATTTGCTAGCAGCATTGGGCTATGGCGAAGTGACATTGAATCTAGTGATTAATCGGCTACGGGAAGCCATTAAAGCCAAACAACCCATCGAGCCAGCCCCTACCAGTCTCCAAGGTGAAACCCTCCTACTATCTTCAACGCTGTCAACTCCCATTGCTCCTAACCGAGCCAAGGAATCTCCAATCGTTGGAGTAGAAGGGTTGTTGCACAACTTGGCTGGCTGCTGCAATCCAGTTCCAGGAGAACCGATTATTGGCGTTGTCACACTTGGTAGTCGCGGCATTTCTATTCATCGTCAAGGCTGCCACAACATCGATAATATTCCAGGCGATCGGCTAATTCCTGTGCGCTGGAATGCTGATAGTGCTACCAATACTCGCCCCCATACCTATCCTGTGCAAATCTATATTGAAGTCTTCGATCGGGTGGGGGTGTTAAAAGATATTTTGTCACGGCTAAGCGACTACAACATCAACGTCCGCAGTGCCCAGGTTAAAACATTTCCGGGACAAACAGCGGTGATCAATTTAGGGATTGATATAGTAGACCACGACCAATTAGAACGCATTTTTGTCCAAATCCGCAAGATGAGCGATGTATTGAAAATTCGCCGCCTCAACCAGGTTGATGAATCATAG
- the patD gene encoding heterocyst frequency control protein PatD gives MVLDAQRRSYFNFQRDLLQLQDILQKRVSGTVLQSAFQDLQQSWQSLLEMDVSQNEGQLAQGLTANVQTYQTEMSRLMRLLGMDILFLKAARQSATTQQRLQQASDRVAQLLQYCEGILGMENEA, from the coding sequence ATGGTGTTAGACGCTCAGCGACGTTCCTACTTCAACTTTCAGCGTGATTTGTTGCAACTTCAAGACATTTTGCAAAAACGGGTGTCTGGTACGGTCTTGCAATCTGCGTTTCAAGATTTGCAGCAAAGCTGGCAATCCTTACTGGAAATGGATGTCAGTCAGAATGAAGGTCAACTGGCTCAAGGTTTGACAGCCAATGTGCAAACCTATCAAACCGAGATGAGTCGATTGATGCGTTTGTTAGGTATGGATATTTTGTTTCTGAAAGCTGCTCGGCAATCTGCTACCACTCAGCAACGGTTACAGCAAGCAAGCGATCGAGTGGCTCAGCTACTTCAGTATTGTGAGGGAATACTCGGCATGGAGAATGAAGCATAA
- a CDS encoding TFIIB-type zinc ribbon-containing protein, translating into MRCPKNKKIELLDDRLSVDLAVKRCPDCKGIWIPSNEYEVWQQRHVQDSLEQLPSTLNVDYVQSPLDAKAAFCPECHRYLARAKVAIKTPFYVERCSQCGGIWCDHGEWDVLTQLGLNTIVQQLFTSEWQARSKQREQSERERQATIDKLGQELADLVFELAERLEKHPNGDFGMAYLMRRFNP; encoded by the coding sequence GTGCGCTGTCCGAAAAATAAAAAAATTGAGTTGCTAGACGATCGCCTAAGCGTGGATTTGGCAGTAAAACGCTGTCCAGACTGCAAAGGTATATGGATTCCATCCAATGAGTACGAAGTGTGGCAACAGCGACACGTTCAAGATTCTCTGGAGCAGTTGCCATCTACGTTAAATGTGGATTATGTACAGTCGCCCTTAGATGCCAAAGCCGCATTTTGCCCTGAGTGTCATCGTTATTTAGCGCGTGCCAAAGTTGCAATCAAAACGCCTTTTTATGTTGAACGTTGCTCTCAATGTGGTGGGATTTGGTGTGACCATGGCGAGTGGGATGTTTTGACACAACTAGGGTTAAATACGATTGTGCAACAGCTATTTACTAGTGAATGGCAAGCGCGATCGAAACAACGAGAGCAGTCTGAGCGTGAACGGCAAGCTACGATTGATAAACTAGGTCAGGAATTAGCAGATTTGGTATTTGAGTTAGCTGAACGCCTGGAAAAACATCCAAATGGCGATTTTGGCATGGCGTATCTAATGCGACGATTCAACCCATGA
- a CDS encoding glycosyltransferase family 2 protein, whose protein sequence is MVTPPPHQPLVSVIIPAHNGEQFIGQAVESVLGQTYRPIELIVINDGSTDRTANVLQPYLRNLRYIEQRNGGVAMARNRGLAMAQGEFIAFLDQDDWFAADKLAVQTACMRTDRAVGMLHSSWHIGDEQGQIRGTIAPWQTMLTLDLAGWVQWKPVFLGAMLFRRDWLLRSGGFDSRWQQTNDVDLVLRLARLGCRAKWVQQATVCYRQHANNVSRQALQQAIELQQVLDNFFASSNLPTVIRQLEPASRYQSLVWSAWRLYRNECVSEAIDYLNQSRQYTTQLRSEVILDWIEAFRRYEAEYGQQFHPQSLNVPALWHLLT, encoded by the coding sequence ATGGTTACACCGCCCCCCCACCAACCACTGGTCAGTGTCATCATTCCAGCCCACAATGGTGAACAGTTCATTGGGCAAGCGGTGGAAAGTGTATTGGGGCAAACCTATCGACCCATTGAACTGATTGTTATTAACGATGGTTCTACCGATCGCACTGCAAACGTACTACAGCCATATCTTCGCAACCTTCGGTATATAGAGCAGCGCAATGGTGGAGTAGCCATGGCTCGCAATCGTGGGTTAGCGATGGCTCAGGGTGAGTTCATTGCGTTTCTAGATCAAGACGATTGGTTCGCTGCCGATAAACTGGCGGTTCAAACTGCCTGTATGCGAACAGATAGGGCAGTGGGGATGCTTCACAGTAGCTGGCACATTGGCGACGAACAAGGACAGATTCGAGGCACGATTGCTCCGTGGCAAACAATGCTGACCCTTGATTTAGCTGGTTGGGTGCAGTGGAAACCTGTCTTTTTGGGTGCTATGTTGTTTCGTCGCGACTGGCTATTGCGATCGGGTGGGTTTGATTCTCGTTGGCAGCAAACCAATGATGTCGATTTAGTTTTGCGCCTTGCCCGCTTGGGCTGTCGAGCAAAATGGGTACAGCAAGCGACCGTTTGTTATCGACAACATGCAAACAATGTCTCGCGGCAGGCATTGCAACAAGCGATCGAACTACAACAGGTATTAGATAATTTTTTTGCGTCTTCAAATTTACCTACGGTCATTCGACAATTGGAACCGGCCTCACGGTATCAAAGTTTAGTTTGGAGTGCCTGGCGGCTTTACCGTAACGAGTGTGTCAGTGAAGCGATCGACTATTTGAACCAATCACGACAGTATACGACACAACTCCGATCGGAAGTGATATTAGATTGGATTGAGGCATTCAGGCGCTATGAAGCAGAGTATGGCCAGCAATTTCATCCTCAGTCGCTTAACGTTCCAGCGCTTTGGCACCTATTGACTTAA
- a CDS encoding photosystem II reaction center protein K has translation MEAALLLAKLPEAYAIFDPLVDVLPVIPVFFLLLAFVWQAAVGFR, from the coding sequence ATGGAAGCCGCATTGCTGTTGGCAAAGTTGCCCGAAGCCTACGCGATTTTTGATCCCCTGGTAGACGTTCTGCCAGTGATTCCTGTCTTCTTCCTGTTGCTCGCCTTTGTATGGCAAGCAGCCGTTGGTTTCAGATAA
- a CDS encoding TenA family protein has product MSIAESLWQANQDLAIACLENPFVQGLATGSLPQYKFAYYVGQDAFFLEAFARAYSIAAAKAPDWQGFGTFHALASGVLQELQLHQSYASNWAVDWQSVEPGTATRRYTDFLLATAWSQDVGTTTAAMLPCMKLYAFLGQRLAQNGIPEHCYADWIRTYSSDEFAPLTVQLAELADRYATLTDLVRSTYRYAMRCELDFFQAAWQKEPSD; this is encoded by the coding sequence ATGTCTATTGCTGAATCATTGTGGCAAGCAAACCAAGATCTGGCGATCGCCTGTCTTGAAAATCCATTCGTGCAAGGACTTGCCACGGGAAGCTTACCTCAATACAAGTTTGCTTATTATGTGGGACAAGACGCCTTTTTTCTAGAAGCTTTTGCACGGGCTTACAGCATTGCTGCCGCAAAAGCTCCTGACTGGCAAGGATTTGGCACATTTCACGCTCTAGCAAGCGGCGTTCTACAAGAACTGCAACTGCATCAGTCTTACGCCTCTAACTGGGCAGTCGATTGGCAATCGGTGGAGCCAGGAACTGCCACTCGACGCTACACAGATTTTCTGCTGGCAACCGCTTGGAGCCAAGATGTTGGCACCACTACCGCTGCCATGCTGCCCTGTATGAAACTCTACGCTTTTTTAGGACAACGCCTAGCCCAAAATGGTATTCCTGAACATTGCTATGCTGACTGGATTCGTACCTATAGCAGCGACGAATTTGCACCGTTGACTGTTCAACTTGCTGAACTCGCTGACCGATACGCCACCTTGACTGATTTAGTGCGATCGACTTATCGTTACGCCATGCGATGTGAATTAGATTTCTTTCAAGCAGCTTGGCAAAAAGAACCCTCGGACTAG
- a CDS encoding DUF2283 domain-containing protein, producing the protein MKVIYDATKDILQIVFKDAPVEYFSEDRSGVTIDYDADDQIVALEIQAASKLVDNPRAVDHAVMD; encoded by the coding sequence ATGAAAGTAATTTACGACGCAACCAAAGATATTTTGCAGATTGTTTTTAAAGATGCGCCAGTTGAATATTTCAGCGAAGACCGATCGGGTGTGACTATCGATTACGATGCAGATGACCAGATTGTGGCGCTAGAAATTCAAGCAGCCTCCAAATTAGTGGATAATCCTCGAGCGGTTGATCATGCTGTGATGGATTAA